One segment of Pseudanabaena sp. PCC 6802 DNA contains the following:
- a CDS encoding integron integrase, whose product MQNNVPKPILKNKLTVTANTGLRSEPPPKKLLDRVRDAIRVKHYSYQTEKSYVQWIRRYILFHNKRHPSEMGGNEINAFLTHLAVVENVAASTQNQALSAILFLYREVLQQELDLNLDAVRAKRPRRLPTVLTIEEVREVLQNMDGVCQLVAKLLYGSGLRVNEALGLRVKDIDFAQKQLQIRDCKGMESRITMLPDSLVESLQDHLHSVKLIHRQDLERGRGEVHLPFALERKYPNAAREWIWQYVFPSNNLVKDPRSKAVRRYHLHESNIQRALKAAVRSTNLTKRVSCHTFRHSFATHLLQNGYDIRTVQELLGHKDVKTTMIYTHVLNRGGRGVRSPLDA is encoded by the coding sequence ATGCAAAATAACGTACCAAAACCTATCCTGAAAAATAAATTAACCGTAACTGCAAATACTGGCTTGCGATCTGAGCCTCCACCCAAAAAACTCCTCGATCGCGTGCGGGATGCAATTAGGGTCAAGCACTATTCCTATCAAACTGAAAAGAGTTACGTGCAGTGGATACGGCGCTATATTTTGTTCCATAATAAGCGGCATCCCAGCGAGATGGGTGGCAATGAAATCAATGCTTTTTTGACGCACCTGGCTGTTGTCGAAAATGTTGCGGCTTCCACTCAAAACCAGGCTCTAAGTGCCATTCTTTTTCTCTACCGCGAAGTTTTGCAACAGGAACTCGATCTCAATCTTGATGCTGTGCGTGCTAAGCGTCCTCGCAGATTACCAACGGTTCTTACCATTGAAGAAGTGCGTGAGGTATTGCAGAACATGGACGGAGTTTGCCAACTGGTAGCAAAGTTACTCTATGGTAGTGGTTTACGTGTCAATGAAGCCTTGGGACTACGAGTCAAGGATATAGATTTCGCCCAAAAACAATTGCAAATAAGGGATTGCAAAGGCATGGAAAGCCGCATAACGATGCTGCCAGATTCCCTTGTTGAATCTTTGCAAGATCATTTGCATTCCGTGAAGTTAATTCATCGCCAAGACCTGGAAAGGGGACGTGGAGAAGTACATCTGCCGTTTGCCTTAGAGCGTAAGTATCCGAATGCGGCAAGGGAATGGATTTGGCAATATGTTTTTCCGAGTAATAACCTTGTGAAAGACCCACGTTCAAAGGCGGTTCGCCGTTATCATTTACATGAAAGCAACATCCAACGGGCATTAAAGGCAGCAGTCAGGAGTACCAATTTAACAAAACGGGTGAGTTGCCATACGTTTCGCCATAGCTTTGCCACGCATTTGCTGCAAAATGGCTACGACATCCGTACCGTGCAGGAATTATTGGGACACAAAGATGTCAAAACGACGATGATCTACACGCACGTCCTCAATCGTGGGGGGCGAGGCGTACGCAGCCCGCTAGATGCATAG